DNA from Acidimicrobiales bacterium:
CGAGGGCCAGCAGCGGGTGCTCCAGGCGGCGGTGGAGTGCCTGGCCGAGCTCGGCTACGCCCGCACGAGCACGGTCGAGGTGGTCCGCCGGGCCCGGGTGTCACGCGGCGCCCTCTTGCACTACTACCGCTCCAAGGCCGAGCTGCTTCTGGCCGCCCTGTCCCATCTCTTCGCCCTGCGCATCGGCGAGTTCCAGGCCGTTATGGCGGAGGTCGAGCCCGGCCCGGCCCGTCTCGACGCCGCCATCGCCCTGCTGTGGGCGATGTTCCGAGGCCCGTCGTTCGCGGCGTGGGTCGAGCTCCGGGTGGCGGCCCGCACCGAGCCCGGCCTCGCCGATTCGCTTCCCGCCCTCGAGGAGTCGTTCTACGCCGCCTGCACCCGCGTGTTCGTCGAGACGTTTCCGGAGGCGGGCCAGGCGCAGGTCGGCCCCGAACGGGTCCTGCGCCTCGTGTTCTCGATCCTGGAGGGGGCGGCCCTGCAGAGCCTCCTCCCCGGGGACGATCCGCTGGGGGCGGACGAGGTCGTCGACCTCCTCCGCGCCGGCGCCCACCGCATGTTCTCTCCCGTGGAGGTCAGCTGATGACAACCGTGCTACCCGCCGCTTCCGCCGCAGCGGAGTCCGGCGAGGAGACCCTGACCGCTCCGGAGGCGAGCGCCTATCAGGCCCTTCTGGACCGTCTCAACCGGCAGTCCGTAGATCGGCACTACGAGGCCTACACCGACGTCGAGTGGGACGCGCCCGAGATGCAGATCGACCCGGCCGACCCCCGCTGGGAGCTGAACCCCGATCTCGACCCCCTGGCCGCCACGGGGTGGTACCAGGGCCTGTCCCAGGAGCAGCGGGCCCGCCTCGGGCTGGAGATGGTGGCCAGCAAGATGAAGCTCGGTCTGCAGTTCGAGAGCATCCTCAAGCGGGGCCTGCTGGAGTACGCCGCGACTCTCCCGAACTTCTCCTCGGAGTTCCGGTACGCCTACCACGAGCTCATCGAGGAGGCCCACCACTCCTTGATGTTCCAGGAGTTCGTGAATCGCAGCGGCTTCGACGCCCGGGGGCTGGGACCCGCCGACCTGGCCGCCGTCCGGTTCATCATCCGGCTGGGACGGAGGTTCCCGGAGCTCTTCTTCTTCTTCGTGCTGGGGGGCGAGGACCCGATCGACCACGTGCAGCGCCGGGCCCTGCGTTCCGGGGAGGCGATCCACCCCCTCCTCGAGCGGATCATGCGGATCCACGTCACCGAGGAGGCCCGGCACCTGTCCTTTGCCCGGCACTACCTGAAGCAGCGCGTCCCGCGCCTCAATCCCGTCCGGCGTGTGATCCTGTCGGTCGGGACGCCGCTGATCCTCGGTGGCATGGCCCAGATGATGCTGCTGCCGTCACGCCAGATCCGGCGCCGCCACGAGATCCCGCCCGCCGTCATCCGCGAGGCGTACCTCGACAACCCGGCCCACCGCACCGAGACCATCGCCTCGCTCCGCAAGGTCCGGACCCTGGCCGAGGAGCTGTCCCTGCTCGGCCCCCTTCCCCGCCGGCTGTGGAAGGCGCTCGGACTCTGGGGCGGCCCGAAGCAGTAGCGCGGCGCGGGCGACCTAGGGTCGCGCCCGACCCTCATGCCGTTCGTCGCCTCCGCC
Protein-coding regions in this window:
- a CDS encoding diiron oxygenase; protein product: MTTVLPAASAAAESGEETLTAPEASAYQALLDRLNRQSVDRHYEAYTDVEWDAPEMQIDPADPRWELNPDLDPLAATGWYQGLSQEQRARLGLEMVASKMKLGLQFESILKRGLLEYAATLPNFSSEFRYAYHELIEEAHHSLMFQEFVNRSGFDARGLGPADLAAVRFIIRLGRRFPELFFFFVLGGEDPIDHVQRRALRSGEAIHPLLERIMRIHVTEEARHLSFARHYLKQRVPRLNPVRRVILSVGTPLILGGMAQMMLLPSRQIRRRHEIPPAVIREAYLDNPAHRTETIASLRKVRTLAEELSLLGPLPRRLWKALGLWGGPKQ
- a CDS encoding TetR/AcrR family transcriptional regulator; protein product: MTTRRSRSSAATAGPARRRRQSERRAEGQQRVLQAAVECLAELGYARTSTVEVVRRARVSRGALLHYYRSKAELLLAALSHLFALRIGEFQAVMAEVEPGPARLDAAIALLWAMFRGPSFAAWVELRVAARTEPGLADSLPALEESFYAACTRVFVETFPEAGQAQVGPERVLRLVFSILEGAALQSLLPGDDPLGADEVVDLLRAGAHRMFSPVEVS